One part of the Marinobacter sp. M3C genome encodes these proteins:
- a CDS encoding sodium-dependent transporter, which translates to MSETVHPHQQASSLWTSRMAFILAAAGSAVGLGNIWKFPYITGENGGGAFVLVYLACIFLIGVPVLIAEIMIGRRGGQSPVATMRTLTKTEGTVKGWRIIGWNGVVASFLVLSFYAVIGGWSLVYIGKAALGSFVGADAEAIGGQFNDLLANPWELLLWHTVFMAIVVFIVGRGIRKGLEKAVSMLMPMLFLLLIVMVFYAMNSGSFGRAVSFMFSPDFSRLTTEGVLIALGHAAFTLSIGIGVLMAYGSYLPKNINIASTAMTIAVLDTSVALLAGLAIFPLVFANGLEAGAGPGLIFVTLPLAFGQMGGGILFGALFFALLLVAAITSAISMLEPVVEWLEEHKGANRVKSALAGGFAAWFIGIGTVLSFNLWGDVHPLGFIGFFEGKTVFDLLDFLVSNVMMPLGGLAIALFAGWAIRREGLAEDIGLKGGTYKAFMVILKFVTPAGIAIVFLYNLV; encoded by the coding sequence ATGAGTGAAACAGTTCACCCTCATCAGCAGGCCAGTAGTCTCTGGACCTCCAGAATGGCTTTTATTCTGGCTGCAGCCGGCTCGGCCGTTGGACTTGGCAATATCTGGAAATTTCCATACATCACTGGTGAAAACGGTGGCGGTGCCTTTGTACTGGTTTATCTCGCCTGTATTTTTCTTATTGGTGTGCCGGTGCTTATCGCAGAAATCATGATTGGCCGGCGGGGCGGTCAAAGCCCCGTCGCGACTATGCGCACCCTGACAAAAACTGAGGGTACAGTCAAAGGCTGGCGCATCATCGGCTGGAACGGCGTGGTTGCATCTTTTCTGGTGTTGTCCTTTTACGCGGTGATCGGTGGTTGGTCGCTGGTTTACATCGGTAAAGCGGCGCTCGGCTCGTTTGTGGGTGCTGACGCAGAGGCCATAGGCGGGCAATTTAACGACCTGTTGGCGAACCCTTGGGAACTGTTGCTCTGGCACACGGTTTTCATGGCGATTGTGGTGTTTATCGTTGGCCGGGGTATACGCAAGGGTCTTGAAAAAGCGGTCAGCATGCTGATGCCAATGCTGTTTTTGTTGCTTATTGTGATGGTGTTTTACGCCATGAACAGCGGCAGCTTTGGCCGTGCTGTCAGTTTCATGTTCTCGCCGGATTTCAGCCGTCTGACAACGGAGGGTGTGTTAATCGCCCTTGGCCACGCGGCCTTTACGCTCAGTATTGGGATAGGTGTGCTGATGGCTTACGGCTCGTACCTGCCTAAAAACATCAATATTGCCAGCACCGCCATGACCATCGCGGTGCTGGATACCAGCGTGGCCTTGCTTGCCGGGCTTGCCATTTTCCCGCTGGTTTTTGCTAATGGACTGGAAGCAGGCGCCGGGCCCGGTCTGATTTTTGTGACCCTGCCACTGGCCTTCGGTCAGATGGGTGGAGGGATTTTGTTTGGTGCCCTGTTTTTTGCATTGTTACTGGTGGCGGCCATAACGTCTGCGATCTCCATGCTGGAGCCCGTCGTCGAATGGCTTGAGGAACACAAAGGCGCGAACCGGGTTAAAAGCGCTCTGGCCGGGGGTTTCGCTGCCTGGTTTATAGGTATCGGTACCGTGTTGTCCTTCAACCTGTGGGGCGATGTGCACCCGCTGGGATTTATCGGCTTTTTTGAAGGCAAAACGGTATTCGACCTTCTCGATTTTCTGGTCTCTAACGTCATGATGCCGTTGGGCGGACTTGCTATCGCCCTGTTTGCAGGATGGGCCATCCGTCGTGAGGGGCTGGCTGAAGATATCGGCCTGAAAGGCGGCACCTACAAAGCCTTCATGGTGATACTGAAGTTTGTAACGCCGGCGGGTATTGCGATTGTGTTTCTTTATAATCTGGTTTAA
- a CDS encoding tripartite tricarboxylate transporter substrate binding protein — protein MALAHRVKCGAIRGARDCGTRELASGLHWQISSLHKGLNGMTHARQNKIWEEQMSIKKNLIATSLALMVAVPALAQSDFPTKPITYIIPFNAGGESDLSARFQQAEWKEHTGEDVIIQYQSGAGGAQAWSQLNSIPGDGYTIMGINLPHTVLQPMEGSVGYKTDELTPVNYFHYTPNAIFVTKDSEYKTLQDLIDYAKKNPGAVTLAGSGAKSANNLGQLQFDELAGVKTTYIPFSGTGPSVTAVLGSQTTAGFNYATSGANQGDAMRMLAVASEKRLPAFPDVPTFKELGLDIVGGAYRGVAVPDSASEEMRQKISDIVTEINQDPDFIKKMEDGGFVLTDIGYEQMPEFMKKMKAEYAKSAAALGIGN, from the coding sequence GTGGCGCTGGCGCACCGTGTCAAATGCGGCGCGATCAGGGGGGCGAGGGATTGCGGCACTCGTGAACTGGCGAGCGGCCTCCACTGGCAAATCTCCTCTCTTCATAAAGGCCTAAATGGCATGACCCATGCCAGGCAAAATAAAATCTGGGAGGAACAGATGTCTATCAAAAAAAACCTAATAGCTACAAGTCTCGCGCTCATGGTGGCTGTGCCCGCTTTGGCACAATCCGATTTCCCAACCAAACCGATCACCTACATTATTCCGTTCAACGCCGGGGGGGAGTCTGATCTCTCCGCGCGATTCCAGCAGGCAGAGTGGAAGGAGCATACAGGAGAGGACGTGATCATCCAGTATCAATCTGGCGCGGGTGGTGCGCAGGCTTGGTCGCAGTTGAACTCGATCCCGGGTGACGGCTACACCATTATGGGCATTAACCTGCCCCACACGGTTCTGCAACCCATGGAAGGTTCTGTAGGCTACAAGACTGATGAGCTGACCCCGGTCAACTACTTCCACTACACGCCAAACGCGATCTTCGTCACCAAGGACAGCGAGTACAAGACCCTCCAGGATCTGATCGACTACGCCAAAAAGAACCCGGGGGCTGTGACCCTTGCGGGGTCCGGTGCCAAGTCGGCAAATAATCTGGGGCAGTTGCAGTTTGATGAGCTTGCGGGGGTGAAGACGACCTACATACCGTTCTCCGGTACTGGGCCTTCAGTCACGGCCGTACTGGGCAGCCAGACCACTGCCGGCTTCAATTATGCTACCTCGGGAGCTAACCAAGGTGATGCTATGCGCATGCTGGCGGTTGCATCCGAAAAGCGTCTGCCTGCCTTCCCGGACGTTCCGACCTTCAAGGAGCTCGGTTTGGACATCGTGGGCGGTGCCTATCGTGGGGTGGCGGTGCCGGATTCAGCTTCCGAAGAAATGCGTCAGAAAATTTCGGATATTGTGACCGAGATTAATCAGGACCCTGACTTTATCAAGAAAATGGAGGACGGCGGTTTTGTACTGACCGACATTGGCTATGAGCAGATGCCGGAATTCATGAAAAAGATGAAGGCTGAATACGCCAAGAGCGCTGCAGCGCTTGGTATCGGCAACTAA
- a CDS encoding amino acid aminotransferase codes for MFESLKQLPQDPILQLMQMFRDDTRPDKVDLGVGVYKDDAGNTPIMASVHDAERRLLEGETTKSYVGPAGAAGFNEAMARLILGNTNSLIRDGRTSVIQTPGGCGALRMAAEFLRLCQPDTTVWVSTPTWANHMPLLGGAGLNIREYPYLNRVTLTVDFPAMLETLEGARAGDVVLLHGCCHNPSGADLTFEQWRAITQLIQRKGLLPFVDMAYQGLGEGLEEDAAGVRYLAGQVPEMVIAASCSKNFGLYRERTGALMLISATGVTNIAATSQLLSVVRSHYSMPPAHGAAIVETILGDDALRAVWQSELSGMCERILSLRHAFAEALAPVGDFGFIAQQRGMFSFLGITPEQVRQLQEEHGIYMLESSRMNVAGLNDLVLPRVASAIRRVMQ; via the coding sequence ATGTTTGAGTCGCTGAAGCAGTTACCTCAGGATCCGATTTTGCAGCTGATGCAGATGTTTCGCGATGATACCCGGCCCGACAAGGTCGATCTGGGTGTTGGAGTATACAAAGATGATGCAGGCAATACGCCCATCATGGCTTCGGTACATGACGCCGAACGGCGCCTGCTTGAGGGAGAAACGACCAAAAGCTATGTCGGGCCGGCCGGAGCCGCTGGTTTTAACGAGGCCATGGCGCGCCTCATCCTGGGGAACACTAACAGCCTGATCCGCGATGGCCGTACCTCGGTGATTCAAACGCCGGGTGGTTGCGGAGCTCTTCGCATGGCAGCGGAGTTTCTCCGGCTGTGTCAGCCGGACACTACGGTCTGGGTTAGCACTCCCACTTGGGCAAACCACATGCCTTTGCTGGGCGGTGCCGGCCTGAACATTCGCGAATATCCGTATCTCAATCGAGTGACATTAACGGTAGATTTTCCCGCCATGCTTGAGACGCTGGAAGGCGCCAGAGCAGGGGATGTGGTGCTGCTACACGGCTGTTGCCACAACCCCTCCGGTGCCGACCTGACGTTCGAGCAATGGAGGGCCATTACCCAACTGATTCAGCGCAAGGGACTACTGCCCTTTGTGGATATGGCTTACCAGGGTTTGGGTGAGGGTCTTGAGGAAGACGCAGCCGGTGTGCGTTATTTGGCAGGCCAGGTACCGGAAATGGTGATTGCGGCTTCCTGTTCCAAGAACTTCGGCTTGTATCGGGAACGCACCGGTGCGCTGATGCTGATCTCTGCCACCGGCGTGACCAACATCGCGGCCACCAGCCAACTGCTGAGCGTTGTACGTTCCCACTATTCCATGCCCCCGGCCCATGGTGCCGCCATCGTCGAAACCATTCTGGGTGATGATGCCCTACGCGCCGTATGGCAGAGCGAATTAAGCGGTATGTGTGAACGCATACTTAGCCTGCGGCACGCTTTTGCGGAAGCACTGGCCCCGGTGGGAGACTTTGGCTTTATTGCCCAGCAGCGCGGCATGTTCTCGTTCTTGGGTATTACACCGGAACAGGTTCGACAGTTACAGGAAGAGCACGGCATCTACATGCTGGAAAGTAGCCGGATGAATGTAGCAGGCCTGAATGACCTGGTGTTGCCAAGAGTTGCCAGCGCGATTCGCAGAGTTATGCAGTAA
- a CDS encoding CarD family transcriptional regulator, translating to MRFFKHKENIITINQGDRIFHPGYGIGVVKSIRKRSFFGENEAKFVKLYFERDNLTWLVRANDMPDTIRTPMSAMEARKIISHLKSWQGKFSEQWKVRATANQAAFDDGDPFGYAEVVKGLTVMQEQSTLSATDRKHLNLGIKFLCEELANALGKTQDRVRQLIDKATSSQPSVA from the coding sequence TTGAGATTTTTTAAGCACAAGGAGAACATTATCACTATTAATCAAGGTGATCGTATTTTTCATCCCGGCTATGGCATCGGCGTAGTTAAATCCATTCGCAAAAGGAGTTTTTTTGGTGAAAACGAAGCCAAGTTTGTCAAACTCTATTTCGAACGCGACAACCTAACTTGGCTAGTACGCGCTAACGATATGCCGGACACCATTCGCACTCCAATGAGTGCCATGGAGGCAAGAAAAATTATTAGTCATTTAAAAAGCTGGCAAGGCAAGTTCAGCGAACAATGGAAAGTTCGCGCAACGGCTAACCAGGCAGCTTTCGATGATGGTGATCCTTTTGGTTACGCTGAAGTCGTTAAGGGCCTGACTGTCATGCAAGAGCAGAGCACGCTGAGCGCGACTGATCGCAAGCATTTAAACCTTGGCATAAAGTTTCTTTGTGAAGAGTTGGCGAACGCCTTGGGCAAAACTCAGGATAGGGTGCGTCAGCTCATTGACAAGGCTACCTCTTCACAGCCTTCGGTGGCGTAG
- a CDS encoding tartrate dehydrogenase — protein sequence MSGSTMKIAVIPGDGIGKEVMPEGVRVLKAAALKYGFDMVFTDFEFSSCEYYQTHGKMLPDDWKDQIAGHDAIFFGAVGWPDTVPDHVSLWGSLIQFRREFDQYVSLRPARLMPGVPSPLAGRKPGDIDMMIVRENTEGEYSSIGGKMFPGTDREIVMQETVMTRTGVDRILRYAFDLAERRSGRLTSATKSNGISITMPYWDERVAEMAKAYPAVSVDKYHIDILTALFVLHPDRFDVVVASNLFGDILSDLGPACTGTIGIAPSGNINPERKFPSLFEPVHGSAPDIAGQGIANPVGQIWAGAMMLDHLGHPEAAADIVRAIEKVLAEPGMRTRDLGGTAGTTDCGKSIANALN from the coding sequence ATGTCAGGCAGTACGATGAAAATTGCGGTGATTCCCGGCGACGGAATCGGCAAAGAAGTCATGCCCGAAGGAGTGCGGGTGCTGAAAGCCGCCGCCTTGAAATACGGATTTGACATGGTGTTTACCGACTTCGAATTCTCATCCTGTGAATACTACCAAACCCACGGCAAGATGCTTCCGGATGACTGGAAGGATCAGATTGCAGGGCACGATGCGATTTTTTTTGGCGCGGTAGGGTGGCCCGATACGGTACCGGACCACGTTTCGCTGTGGGGTTCGTTGATCCAGTTCCGGCGTGAATTTGACCAATACGTGAGTTTGCGCCCTGCGCGTCTCATGCCCGGGGTGCCATCGCCACTGGCTGGCCGCAAACCCGGCGACATCGACATGATGATCGTGCGCGAGAATACCGAGGGAGAATATTCTTCAATAGGCGGCAAAATGTTTCCCGGTACTGATCGCGAAATCGTGATGCAGGAAACGGTGATGACCCGTACGGGTGTAGACCGGATTCTGCGATATGCGTTCGACCTTGCAGAACGGCGCAGCGGTCGGTTGACGTCAGCCACCAAATCGAACGGAATATCCATCACGATGCCCTATTGGGACGAGCGAGTGGCCGAAATGGCAAAGGCCTATCCCGCTGTCAGTGTTGATAAATACCACATCGATATTCTTACGGCGTTATTTGTTTTGCACCCCGATCGCTTCGATGTTGTGGTCGCCTCGAACCTGTTCGGTGACATTCTGTCGGATCTTGGCCCTGCTTGCACCGGTACGATTGGCATCGCACCCTCTGGAAACATCAACCCCGAGCGCAAGTTCCCGTCCTTGTTCGAACCGGTCCACGGATCAGCACCGGACATTGCCGGGCAAGGAATCGCCAATCCGGTCGGGCAGATCTGGGCAGGGGCGATGATGCTAGACCACCTTGGTCATCCCGAGGCTGCAGCTGACATCGTCCGTGCGATTGAGAAAGTACTGGCCGAGCCGGGAATGCGTACTCGCGATTTGGGTGGCACCGCCGGGACGACAGACTGCGGTAAGTCAATTGCTAACGCGCTGAACTGA
- a CDS encoding LysR family transcriptional regulator, whose product MSSDGDMQFFVCVARRLNLSHAALELGLTASAVSRRLTRLENRLGVRLLNRTTRRLSLTSDGEVFLLASHDIIGRIKETEQSLSRASAEPQGLLRVNATFQFGREYIAPAISRFARTNPEVQVQLELSDAPANMVEEGYDLNIRFGMPSSSRLIVTRLLPNQRVLVAAPSYLRKHGTPTRLEDLTQHQCIILRQERKAYDIWRFDDGEHVRATGQLSTNDGEIAVSWVLEGHGIMLRSEWDIARHVRTGRLQVVLPEKTHEAGIYAVYPERLNLSAKVRLFIDLLRETLQPKADELSLRQVE is encoded by the coding sequence ATGAGCAGCGACGGTGATATGCAGTTCTTTGTCTGTGTTGCTCGCCGCCTCAACCTGTCCCATGCGGCCCTGGAGTTGGGCCTCACCGCCTCTGCCGTCAGCCGACGACTCACCCGCCTCGAAAATCGTCTCGGCGTGCGCCTGCTGAACCGCACAACGCGGCGGTTGAGCCTCACCAGCGATGGCGAAGTCTTTCTTTTGGCCTCACACGACATCATTGGCCGGATCAAGGAAACGGAACAGTCGCTATCGCGAGCCAGCGCCGAGCCGCAGGGACTGTTAAGGGTGAATGCTACCTTCCAGTTTGGCCGCGAATATATTGCTCCGGCCATATCCCGTTTTGCCCGCACGAATCCGGAAGTTCAGGTACAACTGGAGCTATCGGATGCGCCGGCGAACATGGTCGAGGAAGGCTACGACCTGAACATACGTTTTGGCATGCCATCGTCTTCCCGCCTGATTGTGACACGGCTCCTGCCCAACCAACGGGTACTGGTCGCCGCGCCTTCCTACTTGCGAAAGCACGGGACACCGACGCGGCTTGAGGACCTTACCCAACACCAATGCATCATCCTGCGCCAGGAACGCAAGGCCTATGACATCTGGCGCTTCGATGACGGTGAGCACGTCCGTGCCACCGGCCAGCTATCCACGAATGACGGGGAAATCGCCGTGAGTTGGGTACTGGAAGGCCACGGCATCATGCTGCGTTCGGAGTGGGATATCGCGCGCCATGTGCGTACAGGACGATTGCAGGTGGTATTGCCCGAAAAGACTCATGAGGCGGGCATCTATGCGGTCTATCCAGAGCGGTTGAACCTGTCCGCCAAGGTGCGCCTGTTCATCGACCTCTTGCGCGAAACGCTCCAGCCTAAAGCGGATGAGCTGTCCTTAAGGCAAGTTGAATAA
- a CDS encoding tartrate dehydrogenase, with the protein MKTYKIAAIPGDGIGIEVIDAGLRALTALAESDGGFKLDVTNFDWGSDRYKREGTFMPADGADQLKAFDAILFGAVGAPDVPDHLTLWGLRLAICQPLDQYANVRPTRILPGIKSPLEGVGPGDLDWVIVRENSEGEYAGQGGRSHRGQSHETATEVSIFTRVGVERIMRYAFKLAQSRPRKLLTVVTKSNAQRYGMVLWDEVAAEVAGDYPDVKWDKMLVDAMTVRMTMKPKSIDTVVATNLHADILSDLAAALAGSIGIAPTANFNPEGATPSMFEPIHGSAFDITGQGIANPVGTFWSASMMLDHLGETAAARRMMNAVEMVTADRDLHTPDLGGSATTDQITEAVIAAIRNN; encoded by the coding sequence ATGAAAACTTACAAGATTGCGGCCATCCCGGGTGATGGTATCGGTATTGAAGTGATTGATGCTGGCCTGCGTGCACTAACAGCGCTGGCCGAAAGCGATGGCGGATTCAAGCTGGATGTGACGAACTTCGACTGGGGTAGCGATCGCTACAAACGGGAAGGCACGTTCATGCCCGCAGACGGTGCTGACCAACTCAAGGCCTTTGATGCCATTCTGTTTGGCGCGGTGGGCGCGCCGGACGTGCCCGATCACCTCACACTATGGGGGCTGAGGCTGGCAATCTGCCAGCCGCTCGATCAGTACGCCAACGTTCGGCCTACGCGGATACTGCCTGGCATAAAGAGCCCACTTGAAGGCGTGGGCCCCGGCGATCTGGACTGGGTCATTGTCCGCGAGAACTCTGAAGGTGAATACGCCGGCCAGGGCGGGCGCAGTCATCGAGGGCAATCCCATGAGACGGCTACCGAGGTGTCAATATTCACAAGAGTTGGGGTCGAGCGAATCATGCGCTATGCCTTCAAACTGGCTCAGTCCCGGCCGCGCAAGTTGCTGACGGTCGTCACTAAATCCAACGCGCAGCGCTACGGCATGGTGCTTTGGGATGAAGTGGCCGCGGAAGTCGCCGGCGACTATCCGGACGTGAAATGGGACAAGATGCTGGTAGATGCCATGACAGTGCGGATGACGATGAAGCCGAAATCCATCGACACGGTGGTCGCCACCAACTTGCATGCTGACATTCTTTCGGATTTGGCTGCGGCGTTGGCGGGCTCGATTGGTATTGCCCCAACCGCGAACTTCAATCCTGAAGGCGCGACGCCGTCCATGTTCGAACCCATTCATGGGTCTGCCTTCGACATTACCGGGCAGGGCATCGCCAATCCGGTGGGCACTTTTTGGAGCGCATCAATGATGCTCGATCATCTGGGTGAGACTGCCGCGGCCAGGCGCATGATGAATGCTGTTGAAATGGTGACGGCCGATCGGGACCTGCATACACCCGACCTGGGTGGCAGCGCCACAACCGATCAGATAACCGAGGCGGTGATTGCCGCGATCCGCAACAACTAA
- a CDS encoding tripartite tricarboxylate transporter permease encodes MELLGYFLDALTPFNLMLALIGVILGTVIGALPGLSATMAVAVLVPFTFTMDPASGLIALGAIYTGAIYGGAFAAILVNTPGTPSAIATTFDGYPMARKGDGGLAITLANLASVFGGLVGAIALLLLAPPLAKVALVFGPPEYFWLAVFGLTLISALSVGNTLKGLIGACLGLMLSMVGVAVVGGDVRYTFDVQAFLGGIDITSALIGLYCVPVILDLVSTRAAHLKVNADVAKGGLRLREAMGIAWRSKFNVVRSSVIGTVVGILPGAGGSIAGLVSYTEARRSSKNSANFGKGEPDGVIATEAANNATVGGGFIPTLVLGIPGTPPDAIILGALLVQGIKIGPRLFNDEAQVVYTFIFGLLIATVLMLPTGLLIGRYAYKSVVSFPKSLLVPTVAFMTVVGSFAIHSNIQDTQMMFGLGVMAWVLNRYGFAPSPIVLGLVLGQIAEQGFVQSYLIGNATGNISGMFFGRPISIGIIFAAILTLGYPFFTEWRARKREVQPLTERAMDAEAHPANLQPKSATPDAPRGPDAGTILLAVVFAALGIMSYVATDAMSPMGAVFPATISVLLVVFSIGLVIFALLRKGSPSDNGDPAASTTRRILLTIIFGLWVFLIPVLGFFVAGLAAFGSMMVLAEHERRPAKTWLIRAITAVAVVAGFWWMMADVLLLRMPMGLFF; translated from the coding sequence ATGGAACTGCTTGGCTACTTTCTCGATGCATTGACGCCGTTTAATCTCATGCTCGCACTAATTGGTGTGATTCTCGGCACGGTCATTGGGGCGCTACCGGGGCTCTCGGCCACGATGGCGGTAGCCGTGCTGGTTCCGTTCACATTTACCATGGACCCCGCCTCCGGTTTGATCGCGCTTGGCGCGATTTATACCGGGGCAATCTACGGCGGGGCCTTCGCGGCTATTCTTGTTAATACGCCCGGAACTCCCTCGGCTATTGCGACGACATTTGATGGCTATCCTATGGCCCGTAAGGGTGATGGAGGGCTGGCGATAACATTGGCGAACCTGGCATCTGTCTTCGGTGGTCTGGTCGGCGCAATCGCGCTATTGCTACTTGCGCCGCCGCTGGCAAAGGTCGCATTGGTTTTCGGCCCGCCCGAATATTTCTGGCTGGCTGTTTTCGGGCTTACTCTGATTTCCGCGCTCTCTGTCGGCAACACACTCAAAGGGCTCATAGGGGCCTGTCTCGGGCTGATGTTGTCGATGGTGGGTGTTGCCGTCGTCGGTGGCGATGTGCGCTATACCTTCGACGTTCAAGCGTTTCTGGGCGGGATCGACATCACCTCGGCACTGATTGGTCTCTATTGCGTACCGGTTATCCTCGACCTGGTTTCAACTCGTGCCGCTCACCTGAAAGTCAACGCCGACGTCGCTAAAGGCGGCCTGCGGTTGCGCGAAGCGATGGGTATCGCCTGGCGTTCAAAATTCAACGTTGTCCGGTCGTCAGTTATCGGCACGGTCGTTGGCATCCTCCCTGGCGCCGGTGGCTCGATTGCCGGGTTGGTGTCCTATACCGAGGCGAGGCGTTCATCCAAAAACAGCGCGAATTTCGGCAAGGGTGAGCCGGATGGCGTGATTGCCACCGAGGCGGCGAACAATGCCACCGTGGGTGGCGGCTTTATCCCGACGCTGGTTCTGGGTATTCCTGGCACACCGCCGGATGCCATTATCCTGGGTGCCTTATTAGTTCAGGGCATCAAGATCGGGCCGAGGCTTTTCAATGACGAAGCCCAGGTTGTGTATACCTTCATCTTCGGGCTGTTGATCGCCACCGTATTGATGTTGCCCACAGGGTTGCTGATTGGGCGGTATGCGTACAAATCAGTGGTGTCGTTTCCGAAATCGCTGCTGGTACCCACCGTTGCTTTCATGACGGTCGTGGGTTCTTTCGCCATTCATTCCAACATCCAGGATACCCAAATGATGTTTGGTCTTGGTGTGATGGCTTGGGTGCTCAACCGCTACGGGTTCGCCCCGTCTCCGATCGTTCTTGGGCTGGTGTTGGGTCAGATCGCCGAACAGGGCTTCGTGCAGAGTTACCTGATTGGCAATGCCACCGGTAATATCAGCGGCATGTTCTTCGGTCGGCCAATCAGTATAGGCATTATCTTTGCTGCCATCCTGACACTGGGCTATCCGTTCTTTACCGAATGGCGTGCCCGCAAACGCGAGGTGCAGCCTTTGACCGAGCGAGCGATGGATGCGGAGGCACACCCGGCGAATCTCCAGCCGAAGTCAGCCACCCCAGACGCACCCAGAGGCCCCGATGCGGGCACGATCCTGCTTGCCGTCGTGTTTGCTGCGCTCGGTATCATGTCCTACGTGGCTACCGACGCCATGTCACCCATGGGCGCCGTATTTCCCGCCACCATCTCAGTTTTGCTGGTGGTGTTCTCCATCGGCCTGGTTATTTTCGCACTCCTGCGAAAGGGGAGCCCGTCGGATAATGGCGACCCTGCAGCATCGACCACGCGCCGGATACTGCTCACCATTATTTTCGGTTTGTGGGTATTCCTCATTCCTGTGCTTGGATTTTTTGTCGCGGGGCTGGCTGCATTCGGCTCGATGATGGTGCTTGCCGAACACGAGCGTCGCCCGGCAAAGACTTGGTTGATACGCGCGATCACCGCCGTTGCGGTGGTGGCTGGCTTCTGGTGGATGATGGCTGACGTGCTGTTGTTACGGATGCCGATGGGACTATTTTTCTAA